A genomic window from Halomonas sp. LR3S48 includes:
- a CDS encoding sigma-54-dependent transcriptional regulator: MNHDVCPDTLPIWLVDDDADVRESLSQWLEISELAVRTFSRGQAALEALQAGDACGVLVSDVKMPGLDGLALLRALQALDDPPPVILISGHGDVPMAVEAMQAGAWDFVEKPFEPERLEECVRRGLERRRLALENRRLREALREGSLAARLLGQAPGIVRLRQQVANLATTRANVLVLGETGSGKEVVARCLHEAGGTKGPFVALNCGAIASELIESELFGHEKGAFTGASERRIGTLEHASGGTLFLDEVESLPLAAQVKLLRALQEGEITRLGSNAVRGVDLRVVAATKVDLLALAAEGGFREDLYYRLAIAELTIPPLRERREDIPLLFQHFCHQAAEVHQRPPQEPEGELLAALGRHPWPGNLRELRNAATRFILGLELPWLAADAAPEEGSLAAQLAAFEAALLREALSRHGGNIQAVLEELELPRRTLNQKMQKHGLRREAFTGGVEPPTPA, encoded by the coding sequence ATGAACCATGATGTGTGCCCCGATACCCTTCCGATCTGGCTGGTCGACGACGACGCGGACGTACGGGAATCCCTCAGCCAGTGGTTGGAGATCTCCGAGCTTGCGGTGCGTACCTTCTCGCGTGGCCAGGCGGCCCTGGAGGCACTGCAGGCCGGCGATGCCTGTGGCGTGCTGGTCAGTGACGTCAAGATGCCGGGCCTCGATGGCCTGGCCCTGCTACGGGCCCTGCAGGCCCTCGACGACCCGCCGCCCGTGATATTGATCAGCGGGCATGGCGACGTGCCCATGGCGGTGGAGGCGATGCAGGCCGGGGCCTGGGACTTCGTCGAGAAACCCTTCGAGCCCGAGCGCCTGGAGGAGTGCGTGCGCCGTGGCCTGGAGCGCCGCCGCCTGGCGCTGGAGAACCGCCGGCTGCGCGAGGCGTTGCGCGAAGGAAGCCTCGCCGCTCGGCTGCTCGGCCAGGCCCCGGGTATCGTGCGCCTGCGCCAGCAGGTCGCCAATCTGGCGACGACCCGCGCCAATGTGCTGGTGCTGGGAGAGACCGGCAGCGGCAAGGAGGTGGTGGCGCGCTGCCTGCACGAGGCCGGCGGGACGAAAGGCCCCTTCGTCGCCCTCAACTGTGGCGCCATCGCCTCCGAGCTGATCGAGTCGGAACTGTTCGGCCATGAGAAGGGCGCCTTCACCGGCGCCAGCGAACGGCGCATCGGCACCCTCGAGCATGCCAGTGGCGGCACCCTGTTTCTCGACGAGGTGGAGTCGCTGCCGCTGGCGGCGCAGGTCAAGCTGCTGCGCGCCCTGCAGGAGGGCGAGATCACCCGGCTGGGCAGCAATGCCGTGCGCGGGGTCGATCTACGGGTGGTGGCGGCCACCAAGGTCGACCTGCTGGCTCTGGCCGCGGAGGGAGGCTTCCGCGAGGACCTCTACTATCGACTGGCCATTGCCGAGCTGACCATCCCCCCGCTGCGAGAACGTCGCGAGGACATCCCGCTGCTGTTCCAGCATTTTTGCCATCAGGCCGCCGAGGTGCACCAGCGTCCGCCGCAGGAGCCGGAGGGCGAGCTCCTGGCTGCCCTGGGGCGCCACCCGTGGCCGGGCAACCTGCGCGAACTGCGCAATGCGGCGACCCGTTTCATCCTCGGACTGGAGCTGCCGTGGCTCGCCGCGGACGCCGCGCCGGAGGAGGGCTCCCTGGCGGCGCAGCTGGCGGCCTTCGAGGCGGCGCTGCTGCGGGAGGCACTGAGCCGTCATGGCGGCAACATCCAGGCGGTACTGGAAGAGCTGGAGCTACCGCGCCGCACCCTCAACCAGAAGATGCAGAAGCATGGGCTGCGTCGCGAGGCCTTCACCGGCGGAGTCGAACCGCCGACACCGGCGTGA
- a CDS encoding sensor histidine kinase yields the protein MPEAAALSWQRRLLTLCLVGAALASLWWLWHWQYAQSEAEARRHADNRLSLYGSSLQGALERSSYLPGLLAQQTQIQAALLDPAGILVPQVNDFLALVAERSGAEVIFLLDAEGLTLASSNHAEADSFVGHDYRFRPYFYEAMATGQGEFFAVGSTTGRPGYFVSAAVGSGETEASRGVLVAKVSLEALQADWRRAGEKVLLTDANGVVILSSRPEWRYRRLAELTPQAREEILRQRQFMDEPLEPLGRRLRDGSLLAGGTGHGERLIDNTLTLETLGWTMHYLVPVRPLYVSARNALMGGVAVWLALLLLALWLRERQKRQRLRDREAAIIREANERLEARVVERTRELQEAQAELVQAGKLAALGTMAAGIAHELNQPLSGIRTYAANGQRLLGRGRPEAANDNFQRIQALCERLGGLIRQLKLFARKGGAREPVDLVARLDFVLELLAERCREQGVQPQRRVDETQVGLWVLGDEVRVEQLLTNLLRNALDAVRGLPEPCLEVAVEAEAERLVVTVADNGAGIPEALLEQLFDPFFTTKAVGDGLGLGLFISYGIVQDLGGRIHAGNRPSGGAWFRVELPRAQTTGLAPSCSIRESQDEP from the coding sequence ATGCCTGAAGCCGCTGCCTTGAGCTGGCAGCGACGCCTGTTGACCCTGTGCCTGGTCGGGGCGGCGCTGGCCAGCCTCTGGTGGCTGTGGCACTGGCAGTATGCCCAGTCGGAGGCGGAGGCGCGTCGTCATGCCGACAACCGGCTATCGCTCTACGGCAGTAGCTTGCAAGGGGCGCTCGAGCGTTCCAGCTACCTGCCGGGGCTGCTTGCGCAGCAGACTCAGATACAGGCGGCGCTGCTCGACCCTGCCGGCATCCTCGTGCCCCAGGTCAATGACTTCCTGGCGCTGGTGGCCGAGCGCTCCGGCGCTGAGGTGATCTTCCTGCTGGACGCCGAGGGCCTGACCCTGGCCAGCAGCAACCATGCCGAGGCCGACAGCTTCGTCGGCCATGACTACCGCTTCCGCCCTTACTTCTACGAGGCCATGGCCACGGGGCAGGGAGAGTTCTTTGCCGTGGGCAGCACCACGGGGCGCCCCGGCTACTTCGTCTCCGCCGCCGTGGGCTCCGGCGAGACGGAAGCATCCCGGGGCGTCCTGGTGGCCAAGGTCTCGCTGGAGGCGCTGCAGGCGGACTGGCGCCGTGCCGGCGAGAAGGTGCTACTCACCGATGCCAACGGCGTGGTGATCCTCTCCAGCCGACCCGAGTGGCGTTATCGCCGCCTGGCAGAGCTGACGCCCCAGGCCCGCGAGGAGATTCTCCGGCAGCGTCAGTTCATGGACGAGCCGCTCGAGCCGTTGGGACGGCGCCTGCGTGACGGTTCGCTGCTGGCAGGAGGGACGGGACACGGCGAGCGCCTGATCGACAATACCCTCACCCTGGAGACCCTGGGCTGGACGATGCACTACCTGGTGCCGGTACGGCCACTCTATGTCAGCGCCCGCAATGCCCTGATGGGCGGCGTGGCGGTGTGGCTGGCGCTACTGCTGCTGGCGCTGTGGCTGCGCGAGCGGCAGAAGCGGCAGCGGCTGCGGGACCGGGAGGCGGCGATCATTCGCGAGGCCAACGAGCGGCTGGAAGCGCGAGTGGTGGAGCGCACGCGCGAGCTGCAGGAGGCCCAGGCGGAACTGGTGCAGGCCGGCAAGCTGGCGGCCCTGGGTACCATGGCCGCCGGTATCGCCCATGAGCTCAACCAGCCTCTCTCGGGGATCCGTACCTATGCGGCCAACGGCCAGCGGCTGCTGGGCCGGGGGCGCCCGGAGGCCGCCAACGACAACTTCCAGCGCATCCAGGCGCTCTGCGAGCGGCTCGGCGGCCTGATCCGCCAGCTCAAGCTGTTCGCCCGCAAGGGCGGGGCGCGGGAGCCGGTGGACCTGGTGGCGCGGCTCGATTTCGTTCTCGAGCTGCTGGCGGAGCGCTGTCGCGAGCAGGGGGTGCAGCCCCAGCGCCGCGTGGATGAGACGCAGGTGGGGCTGTGGGTACTGGGCGACGAGGTGCGTGTCGAGCAACTGCTGACCAACCTGCTGCGCAATGCCCTGGACGCCGTGCGCGGGTTGCCCGAGCCGTGTCTGGAGGTTGCCGTCGAAGCCGAGGCCGAGCGTCTGGTGGTGACGGTCGCCGACAACGGCGCAGGCATCCCCGAAGCGCTGCTGGAGCAGCTCTTCGATCCGTTCTTCACCACCAAGGCGGTCGGGGACGGCCTGGGGCTGGGCCTGTTCATCAGCTACGGCATCGTCCAGGATCTCGGCGGGCGCATCCATGCCGGCAATCGCCCATCGGGAGGCGCCTGGTTCCGTGTCGAGCTGCCCCGGGCCCAGACGACGGGTCTCGCGCCCTCTTGTTCGATTCGGGAGAGTCAGGATGAACCATGA
- a CDS encoding acyl-CoA thioesterase: MDEYALPGQHELIMTVLMTPDMANFSGKVHGGAILKKLDEVAYACASRYSGHYVVTLSVDQVLFKQPIHVGELVTFLACVNHVGRSSMEIGIKVVAEDIQQKLIRHTNSCYLTMVAVDADGKPAKVPPLKLETPMQQLRFDKAALRKKLRKQAEEAERQTQAEHGQGRHGAE; this comes from the coding sequence ATGGACGAATATGCCCTGCCCGGCCAGCATGAATTGATCATGACCGTACTGATGACCCCCGATATGGCCAACTTCAGCGGCAAGGTGCACGGCGGCGCCATTCTCAAGAAGCTCGACGAAGTGGCCTACGCCTGCGCCAGCCGCTACTCAGGCCACTATGTGGTGACGCTGTCGGTCGATCAGGTGCTGTTCAAGCAGCCGATCCACGTCGGCGAACTGGTCACCTTCCTGGCCTGCGTCAATCACGTGGGACGCTCCTCGATGGAGATCGGCATCAAGGTAGTGGCCGAAGACATACAGCAGAAACTGATCCGCCATACCAACAGCTGCTACCTGACCATGGTGGCGGTGGATGCCGACGGCAAGCCGGCTAAGGTGCCGCCACTAAAGCTGGAGACGCCGATGCAGCAGTTGCGTTTCGACAAGGCGGCGCTACGCAAGAAGCTGCGCAAGCAGGCCGAGGAGGCCGAACGCCAGACCCAGGCGGAGCATGGTCAAGGCAGGCACGGCGCAGAGTAG
- a CDS encoding I78 family peptidase inhibitor: MSNANNASHDPAPKPPQVGESEDDCGAQRVQDRVGRRYDEALGESIRQQSGAATLRVIRPGHAYTMEYRGDRINVHIDDSDTITDIGCG; this comes from the coding sequence ATGTCGAATGCCAACAACGCTTCACATGATCCCGCTCCCAAGCCGCCTCAAGTAGGCGAGAGCGAAGACGACTGCGGCGCGCAGCGCGTGCAGGATCGGGTCGGTCGACGCTACGACGAGGCGCTGGGCGAGTCGATACGCCAGCAGAGCGGCGCCGCCACGCTGCGGGTCATCCGCCCGGGGCATGCCTACACCATGGAGTACCGGGGCGACCGCATCAACGTCCATATCGACGACAGCGATACCATCACCGACATTGGCTGCGGCTGA
- a CDS encoding entericidin A/B family lipoprotein produces MKKAIALSFALLMAAGTLAGCNTMQGAGEDVERGGQAVQDAAE; encoded by the coding sequence ATGAAGAAAGCAATTGCCCTGAGTTTCGCCCTGCTGATGGCCGCCGGTACCCTGGCGGGCTGCAACACCATGCAGGGTGCCGGTGAAGACGTCGAGCGCGGCGGCCAGGCCGTGCAGGACGCCGCCGAGTAA
- a CDS encoding entericidin A/B family lipoprotein, whose product MKRTVAVLLAALMALSLLSGCNTMRGMGEDIEQGGEAIQRQSSS is encoded by the coding sequence ATGAAGCGAACGGTAGCGGTATTGTTGGCGGCGCTCATGGCGCTGTCACTGCTCAGTGGCTGCAATACCATGCGCGGTATGGGTGAGGATATCGAACAGGGGGGCGAGGCGATCCAGCGGCAGTCATCGTCGTAA
- a CDS encoding HIT domain-containing protein encodes MSSVLLDERLVRDSYPVTELPLCQLRLMDDTRFPWLILIPRRAEVSEVFDLDEADRQQLWREASEVGRMLKALSLADKINVANLGNVVSQLHVHVVARRRDDEAWPGPVWGQGQPQPYDMNGLAGMRDHLLARLDGLKQRL; translated from the coding sequence ATGTCGTCAGTACTGCTGGATGAGCGCTTGGTCAGGGACAGCTACCCAGTAACGGAGCTGCCGCTGTGCCAGCTGCGCCTGATGGACGATACCCGTTTCCCCTGGCTGATCCTGATTCCTCGTCGCGCCGAGGTCAGCGAGGTGTTCGACCTGGACGAGGCGGACCGGCAGCAGCTATGGCGCGAGGCCAGCGAGGTGGGGCGTATGCTCAAGGCCCTGAGCCTGGCCGACAAGATCAACGTGGCCAACCTGGGCAATGTGGTGTCCCAACTGCACGTCCACGTCGTCGCTCGCCGGCGAGACGATGAGGCCTGGCCGGGACCGGTATGGGGGCAGGGTCAGCCGCAGCCCTACGACATGAACGGCCTGGCCGGCATGCGCGACCATCTGCTGGCGCGGCTGGACGGGTTGAAGCAGCGACTCTGA
- a CDS encoding nickel/cobalt transporter: MRVMARMIAGTPARAWLVGLGLLALAALTLHFFSQGGLHAVSFQLLSWQRDFHRALTMAITEFSGTPTPGAWAALLGVSFGYGVFHAAGPGHGKAVLTTYLLSQGGEVRRALALSFAASLLQGLVAIGLVVVLVHGLGWVTRQAMGSVVWVEQASFLMVTLLGGWLCLRAIRQLRRTADRPAHEHERHGHHHDHHQEHVHHHAHDPVCCGGHHHVDPSQAADWRTALATVVAIGIRPCSGGVLLLGAATLLGQFAVGVAAVMVMALGTALTVSGLALASVMARGWAERQLVKQGGMQRVGRLLSWAALGGGFAIMALGISLTITGATQPASAPLLGEPPARTGPAEPSSPPGGHPLGG; the protein is encoded by the coding sequence ATGCGAGTGATGGCCAGGATGATCGCAGGAACTCCTGCCAGAGCTTGGCTGGTCGGGCTCGGACTGCTGGCCCTTGCCGCACTGACGCTGCATTTTTTCAGCCAGGGCGGGCTGCATGCAGTGAGCTTTCAATTGCTGAGCTGGCAGCGCGACTTCCATCGTGCCCTGACCATGGCCATCACCGAATTCTCCGGCACGCCCACGCCGGGTGCCTGGGCGGCGTTACTGGGCGTCAGCTTCGGCTATGGTGTCTTCCATGCCGCCGGGCCCGGGCATGGCAAGGCGGTGCTGACGACCTACCTGCTCTCTCAGGGGGGGGAGGTGCGTCGGGCGCTGGCGCTCTCCTTTGCCGCTTCGCTGCTGCAGGGGCTGGTGGCCATCGGTCTGGTCGTGGTGCTGGTGCACGGCCTGGGCTGGGTCACCCGCCAGGCGATGGGGAGCGTCGTCTGGGTCGAGCAGGCCAGCTTCCTGATGGTGACGCTGCTGGGAGGCTGGCTGTGCCTGCGGGCGATTCGCCAGCTGCGGCGCACTGCCGATAGGCCGGCGCATGAACACGAACGGCATGGCCACCACCATGACCACCACCAGGAACATGTTCACCACCACGCCCACGATCCTGTCTGCTGTGGCGGTCATCATCACGTCGACCCGAGCCAGGCCGCCGACTGGCGTACCGCGCTGGCCACGGTGGTTGCCATCGGCATTCGTCCCTGCAGCGGTGGTGTGCTGTTGCTGGGTGCGGCCACTCTGCTGGGTCAGTTCGCGGTCGGGGTGGCCGCGGTCATGGTGATGGCGCTGGGCACGGCGCTGACGGTCTCCGGCCTGGCGCTGGCCAGCGTGATGGCGCGCGGCTGGGCCGAACGGCAGTTGGTGAAGCAGGGCGGTATGCAACGGGTGGGGCGCCTGCTGAGCTGGGCTGCCCTGGGCGGCGGGTTTGCCATCATGGCGCTGGGTATCTCGCTCACGATCACCGGGGCGACCCAGCCCGCTTCGGCACCCCTGCTGGGGGAGCCGCCCGCCCGTACAGGCCCGGCAGAGCCTTCGTCACCTCCCGGCGGGCACCCGCTGGGAGGGTGA
- a CDS encoding DUF1007 family protein, with product MNALRQLCRAGTRRAWLAGLFSLLLPGLAQAHPHGWIDIRVRLVVDEEGRVEALHQAWRMDPFYSLVLIEELSRTEGGLEAGLDRLGGEIRGNLAPFDFFTEVRMGDDELSLGDVTEYTVMERNGRVEFVFLLPLEEPQALGEQTLEYQVFDPTYYLEVVHEAEGDTPKDDALTVGGELSCTTRILPADPDPELVAEAAMLDINDEAEPGMGRHFAETGVVTCE from the coding sequence ATGAATGCTTTGCGTCAACTCTGCCGCGCAGGAACGAGGCGAGCCTGGCTCGCGGGCCTGTTCTCCCTGTTGCTGCCCGGCCTGGCCCAGGCCCATCCGCATGGCTGGATCGATATTCGGGTACGCCTGGTGGTCGACGAGGAGGGGCGAGTCGAAGCGCTGCATCAGGCCTGGCGCATGGATCCTTTCTATAGCCTGGTGCTCATCGAGGAACTGAGCCGGACCGAAGGCGGGCTTGAAGCGGGCCTCGACCGGCTGGGCGGCGAGATTCGCGGCAACCTGGCACCGTTCGATTTCTTCACCGAAGTGCGCATGGGCGATGACGAGCTGAGCCTTGGCGACGTGACCGAATACACCGTGATGGAGCGCAACGGCCGGGTGGAGTTCGTTTTTCTCCTGCCGCTCGAGGAGCCGCAGGCGCTGGGCGAGCAGACGCTGGAGTATCAGGTCTTCGATCCGACCTACTACCTGGAAGTCGTCCACGAGGCGGAGGGCGACACGCCAAAGGACGATGCTCTGACGGTCGGCGGCGAGCTGAGTTGCACCACCCGCATCCTGCCCGCCGATCCCGATCCCGAACTGGTGGCGGAAGCCGCCATGCTCGATATCAATGATGAAGCCGAGCCCGGCATGGGGCGGCATTTCGCCGAGACCGGAGTCGTGACATGCGAGTGA
- a CDS encoding Dps family protein, with product MSDTNAIGLHQGSASQLAEKLNLLLANYQVLYMNVRGYHWNVKGPQFFELHAKFEELYTDLLTKVDEVAERILTLGHQPVHAYSDYVSMAQIREDKDVHDGEACVRGVLKGYQTLIELQRDLLSAASDADDEGTAAQAGDYIREQEKTVWMLNAYLG from the coding sequence ATGAGCGACACCAACGCCATCGGTCTGCATCAAGGCAGCGCCAGCCAGCTCGCAGAGAAGCTCAACCTTCTGCTGGCGAATTACCAGGTCCTTTACATGAACGTGCGCGGCTACCACTGGAACGTGAAGGGTCCGCAGTTCTTCGAGCTGCATGCCAAGTTCGAGGAGCTCTACACCGACCTGTTGACCAAGGTCGACGAAGTCGCCGAGCGCATCCTGACCCTGGGGCACCAGCCGGTACACGCCTACAGCGACTACGTCTCGATGGCACAGATCCGCGAGGACAAGGACGTGCACGACGGCGAAGCCTGCGTGCGCGGCGTGCTCAAGGGCTACCAGACCCTGATCGAACTGCAGCGCGATCTGCTCTCCGCGGCCTCGGATGCCGACGACGAGGGCACCGCCGCCCAGGCCGGCGACTACATCCGCGAGCAGGAGAAGACCGTCTGGATGCTCAACGCCTACCTGGGCTGA
- a CDS encoding type 1 glutamine amidotransferase domain-containing protein: protein MSEKLRGKTVAILATDGFEESELTEPKAALEREGATVHVIAPDKDSIRAWAKTDWGPSYDVDRHLEQANADDYDALELPGGLFNPDALRQNQQALAFTRRFFEAHKPVGAICHGPWVLINAGVAKGRRMTSYPSVEQDLRNAGAEWVDQEVVVDSGLVTSRKPDDLEAFCSKLVEEIAEGKHSRQHA, encoded by the coding sequence ATGAGCGAGAAGCTGAGAGGCAAGACCGTCGCCATCCTGGCCACCGATGGCTTCGAGGAGTCGGAACTCACCGAGCCCAAGGCGGCACTCGAGCGCGAAGGCGCTACGGTACACGTGATCGCGCCGGACAAGGACAGCATCCGCGCCTGGGCGAAAACCGACTGGGGCCCCTCCTATGACGTCGACCGTCACCTGGAGCAGGCCAATGCCGACGACTACGACGCGCTGGAGCTTCCCGGCGGCCTGTTCAATCCCGACGCCCTGCGCCAGAACCAGCAGGCGCTGGCCTTCACCCGGCGTTTCTTCGAAGCACACAAGCCGGTCGGCGCGATCTGCCACGGCCCTTGGGTGCTGATCAATGCCGGCGTCGCCAAGGGCCGCCGCATGACCTCCTATCCCTCGGTAGAACAGGACCTGCGCAACGCCGGAGCCGAGTGGGTCGACCAGGAAGTCGTGGTCGACAGCGGCCTGGTCACCAGCCGCAAGCCCGACGATCTCGAGGCGTTCTGCAGCAAGCTCGTCGAGGAGATAGCCGAAGGCAAGCACAGCCGGCAACACGCCTGA
- a CDS encoding aminoacyl-histidine dipeptidase, producing MNEHLEQLAPQPLWRHFRTLCNTPRPSGHEAQLVAILEGWAERHGLAHDRDGFGNLRIRKPATPGKEGAPGVILQGHLDMVAQANADHPHDFTRDPIETYVDNGWLRARHTTLGADNGLGVAAALALLEDEALVHGPLEALFTLEEETSMGGALQLAENWLEGRVLLNLDSEDRGEVFIGCAGGADIVVEAQLPTAEPSSDDVAVQLSLTGLLGGHSGIDIHRGRGNANRLLVRVLRALEAYDIRLVSYRGGTLRNAIPREAFATLMLPADEVNAAQSRVAALEHELRSELAGVEENLTLTMTPLEAAPAQALNAHASHMLLAALNVAPYGVERMSSSVPGVVETSNNLGVVSLDTGRFHLCALVRSLRDSAVEAMADRFRGLFDLIGARTRVENAYPGWTPAPDSALLARFRRLHRRHVGSEPAVKVIHAGLECGILAGKYPNLEMISFGPSIRGAHSPDERVELSSVEEFWVLLRALVEDLASDTAEQGA from the coding sequence ATGAACGAACATCTCGAGCAACTCGCGCCGCAACCGCTGTGGCGTCATTTCCGTACCCTGTGCAACACGCCGCGGCCCTCGGGACACGAAGCCCAGCTGGTGGCCATTCTCGAGGGCTGGGCCGAGCGGCACGGACTTGCACACGATCGCGACGGCTTCGGCAACCTGCGCATTCGCAAGCCGGCCACGCCGGGAAAGGAGGGCGCTCCGGGCGTCATCCTGCAGGGGCATCTCGACATGGTGGCCCAGGCCAACGCCGATCATCCCCACGACTTCACCCGCGACCCCATCGAGACCTACGTGGACAATGGCTGGCTGCGGGCTCGGCACACCACGCTTGGCGCCGACAACGGCCTCGGCGTGGCGGCGGCGCTGGCACTCCTGGAGGACGAGGCGCTGGTCCACGGTCCGCTGGAGGCGCTGTTCACCCTCGAGGAGGAGACCTCGATGGGCGGCGCATTGCAGTTGGCGGAGAACTGGCTCGAGGGGCGCGTGCTGCTCAACCTGGATTCGGAAGATCGCGGCGAAGTATTCATCGGCTGTGCTGGCGGTGCCGACATCGTGGTGGAGGCCCAACTGCCCACGGCAGAGCCGAGTTCCGATGACGTTGCCGTGCAGCTCTCCCTGACCGGCCTGCTGGGGGGCCACTCCGGCATCGACATCCATCGCGGTCGCGGCAATGCCAACCGTCTGCTGGTCCGGGTGCTGCGGGCGCTGGAGGCCTACGACATTCGCCTGGTCAGCTATCGTGGCGGCACCCTGCGCAACGCCATCCCGCGCGAGGCCTTCGCCACCCTGATGTTGCCTGCCGATGAGGTCAATGCCGCCCAGAGCCGCGTGGCGGCGCTGGAGCATGAGCTGCGCAGCGAGCTGGCCGGGGTCGAGGAGAATCTGACGCTGACCATGACACCGCTCGAGGCTGCGCCCGCCCAGGCGCTCAATGCCCATGCCAGCCACATGCTGCTGGCGGCGCTCAACGTGGCGCCCTACGGCGTGGAGCGCATGAGCAGCTCGGTGCCCGGCGTGGTGGAAACCTCCAACAACCTTGGCGTAGTGAGCCTCGACACGGGCCGCTTCCACCTCTGCGCCCTGGTACGCTCGCTGCGCGACAGCGCGGTGGAGGCCATGGCCGACCGCTTCCGCGGCCTGTTCGACCTCATCGGCGCGCGGACCCGGGTCGAGAATGCCTATCCCGGCTGGACGCCCGCGCCCGACAGCGCGCTGCTGGCACGTTTCCGTCGCCTGCATCGACGGCATGTGGGCAGCGAGCCGGCGGTCAAGGTGATCCACGCCGGTCTGGAGTGCGGGATTCTGGCCGGCAAGTACCCCAACCTCGAGATGATCTCGTTCGGACCTTCGATCCGCGGGGCACATTCGCCCGACGAGCGGGTGGAGTTGAGTTCGGTAGAGGAGTTCTGGGTACTGTTGCGGGCGCTGGTCGAGGATCTGGCCAGCGACACGGCGGAGCAGGGCGCCTGA